A region of Denticeps clupeoides chromosome 19, fDenClu1.1, whole genome shotgun sequence DNA encodes the following proteins:
- the LOC114769658 gene encoding desmoglein-2-like, with the protein MARERVWVLTLLLTLMIVTRAGSAGRGRKKRDWILPPARLMENVDYTKQEYVAKIRSDLDKHEKLHYSLSGVGADRDPANLFIVDPDTGFLRLTGMLDREKIHQYNLTGVAKFRNGTIAESGIELKVRVEDENDNPPTFELHKGIVRECSKVGTYVLNVTAKDADDVSTINAKVAYSILKQEPEGSKPVFTINRDTGEVYVKEPILDREMVDFYSLIVKGVDMDGAPGGNTGTGTVHIRVRDINDNVPTLEKEEYSGNVDEGVADVVVMRIKALDKDLEKTDNWLAVFNIVSGNDDGLFAIETDPVTNEGILKLVKPVDFEKVKSLDLGMEIANVAPFINGTALALGLDLDLGADLGLAAGGGPDAGLGIGLNVGLDAGLDAGLDAGLDAGLDAGLGGGADVGVDVGAGAGVDVGLDAGAGAGADVGVDVGLGGGPGVKPGVKPGGKPSGKPGPAPGKTPGPKPGPKPGSKPGKKPDKLYPVSIAVNNLPDGPGFEPSVKEVPVSENPEDVKVPVVIASYPALDGDTGKVAENVKYAKGHDPANLFSINEDTAEITLNKVPDRESPFVVNGTYIAKILCMTQDAPSKTATGTIAIKVLDSNDHCPHLTSTYKAICSDTKIVNITAFDEDADPNGAPFLFTLIPEDTTGLWEAENLNDTTARFQALEHLWPGTYHLTVQVSDAQGLSCPDPQKFELQVCTCAAGEGCSLRASQLGTSSTIGAPAISLLLAGLGLLLFVPLLLMFCQCGNAANMLESFADMPFNIKEHLIQYHTEGQGEDASVPNLKAPLVSTNMGAAKFSGVAMSPFQMMTASRSLMGGMSAKDQRSEMEFLSQRRTFRNNLHASHYMTFTHENNEGQDELDGMALPQAFLMNYYSQKAAGAAEGGVPQKDALLVYDYEGQGSPAGSVGCCSLLESDSDLQFLDDLGPKFTTLAQICNPPKITVQPKAEPIRASKKVESVSAVTGHAVDIRQERPPPPPPPQTSITEVTNTLRSSSYQSSMHQNQQQSMSVSVGVPTQTILLQQQPLYYVMEPQMTNTVLMAAGSSVGGGQGMFLMNGAQAGEGMILPGAGGMMVVESFPGSGISHGTLSKGKVMRSQVVKAKRASSSSADMNIKK; encoded by the exons ATGGCGAGGGAGAGAGTGTGGGTGCTGACACTACTGCTGACCTTGATGATT GTCACCAGGGCGGGCAGCGCTGGACGTGGACGTAAGAAGCGCGACTGGATCCTGCCCCCGGCCCGGCTGATGGAGAACGTTGACTACACCAAACAGGAGTACGTGGCGAAG ATCCGTTCAGACCTGGACAAGCACGAGAAGCTGCATTACAGCCTGTCAGGGGTGGGAGCTGACCGGGACCCGGCCAACCTTTTCATCGTCGACCCTGACACTGGATTCCTGAGGCTCACGGGCATGCTGGACCGAGAGAAGATCCACCAGTACAAC CTGACTGGGGTCGCCAAGTTCCGGAATGGGACCATTGCAGAGTCCGGCATCGAGTTGAAGGTGCGAGTTGAAGATGAAAACGACAACCCGCCAACATTTGAGCTGCACAAAGGCATAGTGAGGGAATGCAGCAAAGTTG GGACGTATGTCTTGAATGTGACAGCCAAGGATGCTGATGACGTGAGCACCATCAATGCCAAGGTGGCCTACAGCATACTGAAGCAGGAACCCGAGGGCAGCAAGCcggtgttcaccatcaacagGGACACGGGCGAGGTGTATGTGAAGGAGCCAATTCTGGACAGAGAG ATGGTGGATTTCTACTCACTGATTGTAAAAGGAGTGGACATGGACGGAGCCCCCGGCGGCAACACAGGAACTGGAACGGTGCACATTAGGGTTCGGGACATAAATGACAACGTTCCGACCCTGGAGAAAGAAGAG TACTCTGGGAACGTGGATGAAGGAGTGGCCGACGTGGTGGTGATGAGAATTAAAGCCCTCGATAAGGATCTGGAGAAGACTGATAACTGGCTCGCCGTTTTTAACATTGTGTCGGGAAATGATGATGGGCTCTTCGCCATCGAAACTGACCCTGTGACGAATGAGGGGATCCTGAAGCTGGTGAAG CCTGTGGACTTCGAAAAGGTGAAAAGTCTGGACCTGGGAATGGAAATTGCGAATGTCGCTCCCTTCATCAATGGAACTGCTCTGGCTCTGGGTCTGGATCTGGATCTGGGCGCAGATTTAGGACTGGCTGCTGGTGGAGGACCGGACGCAGGTTTGGGGATTGGACTCAATGTTGGACTTGATGCTGGACTTGATGCTGGACTCGACGCTGGTCTAGATGCCGGGCTCGACGCTGGGCTCGGAGGCGGGGCTGATGTTGGAGTAGACGTCGGAGCGGGCGCCGGAGTCGATGTTGGACTAGACGCAGGCGCAGGCGCAGGCGCAGATGTAGGTGTGGATGTGGGTTTGGGAGGAGGTCCTGGTGTAAAGCCTGGGGTGAAACCAGGTGGAAAACCCAGTGGCAAACCAGGTCCTGCTCCAGGTAAAACTCCAGGCCCTAAACCGGGTCCTAAACCAGGTTCTAAGCCAGGAAAAAAGCCCGACAAGCTTTACCCAGTGAGCATTGCGGTCAACAACTTGCCAGACGGACCAGGCTTCGAGCCCAGTGTGAAGGAGGTGCCAGTGTCCGAAAATCCAGAAGACGTCAAGGTGCCTGTGGTGATCGCTTCGTACCCAGCTCTGGATGGCGACACCGGCAAGGTAGCAGAGAACGTGAA GTATGCGAAAGGCCACGATCCCGCCAACCTGTTCTCGATTAACGAAGACACCGCTGAGATCACGCTCAACAAGGTGCCTGACCGAGAGTCACCATTTGTCGTGAATGGGACCTACATAGCCAAGATCCTCTGCATGACCCAAG ATGCCCCGTCGAAGACTGCTACTGGGACTATAGCCATCAAGGTTCTGGACTCAAACGACCACTGTCCACATCTGACCAGCACGTACAAGGCCATCTGCAGTGACACCAAAATAGTGAACATCACAGCCTTCGATGAGGATGCCGACCCCAATGGAGCCCCGTTTCTCTTCACTCTGATCCCCGAGGACACCACGGGGTTGTGGGAAGCTGAGAATTTGAACG ACACAACGGCGAGGTTCCAGGCCCTGGAGCATCTGTGGCCAGGGACGTACCACCTCACCGTGCAGGTGTCCGACGCTCAGGGTCTGAGCTGCCCAGACCCTCAGAAGTTCGAGCTGCAGGTCTGTACCTGCGCTGCCGGGGAAGGCTGCAGCCTGAGGGCCAGCCAGCTGGGAACATCGTCCACCATCGGAGCTCCTGCCATAAGCCTGCTTCTTGCCGGACTTGGGCTCCTGCTCT TTGTTCCTCTCCTGCTGATGTTCTGTCAGTGCGGTAATGCGGCCAACATGCTAGAGAGTTTTGCTGACATGCCCTTCAACATCAAAGAGCATCTGATCCAGTACCACACCGAGGGTCAGGGTGAAGACGCG TCAGTGCCCAACTTGAAAGCCCCTCTGGTGTCGACCAACATGGGTGCGGCCAAATTCAGTGGCGTCGCCATGTCCCCGTTCCAGATGATGACAGCTTCAAGAAGCCTAATGGGTGGCATGTCAGCGAAAGATCAGAGGAGTGAGATGGAGTTCCTCAGCCAAAGGAGGACGTTCAGGAACAATCTTCATGCCTCACACTACATGACATTCACGCATGAAAACAACGAGGGCCAAGATGAACTCGATGGTATGGCCTTGCCCCAAGCCTTTCTGATGAACTACTACTCCCAG AAAGCCGCCGGTGCAGCAGAGGGCGGCGTCCCTCAGAAAGACGCTCTGTTGGTGTACGATTACGAAGGTCAGGGCTCGCCGGCGGGATCTGTCGGCTGCTGCAGCCTCCTGGAGTCCGATAGCGACCTGCAGTTCCTCGATGACCTGGGGCCAAAGTTCACGACCCTCGCCCAGATCTGCAACCCACCGAAAATCACGGTTCAACCCAAAGCTGAACCAATTCGAGCCAGCAAGAAGGTGGAGAGTGTGAGCGCTGTCACTGGTCACGCTGTAGACATTCGTCAGGAAcgtccccctcctcctcctcctcctcagaccTCCATCACTGAAGTGACAAACACGCTCAGAAGCTCCTCCTACCAGTCCAGCATGCACCAGAACCAGCAGCAGAGCATGAGCGTGAGCGTAGGCGTGCCCACTCagaccatcctgctgcagcagcagcccctCTACTACGTCATGGAGCCTCAGATGACCAACACCGTCCTGATGGCTGCTGGTTCCTCTGTGGGCGGCGGCCAGGGCATGTTCTTGATGAACGGGGCACAGGCAGGAGAGGGGATGATCCTGCCTGGTGCTGGAGGCATGATGGTCGTCGAGAGCTTTCCAGGGTCAGGAATCTCTCATGGGACCCTGTCCAAAGGCAAGGTCATGAGGTCACAAGTGGTGAAAGCCAAAAGAGCATCTTCCAGCTCTGCTGATATGAACATCAAGAAATGA
- the ttr gene encoding transthyretin, which translates to MNQTSICVLLASSLLLCGAAPVDHGGSDAKCPLMVKILDAVKGAPAGSVALTVSRRGANGDWAQVASGKTDASGEVHDLIAEQDFAAGVYRVEFDTKAYWKAEGRTPFHEVADVVFDAHAGGHRHYTLALLLSPFSYTATAVVADAHK; encoded by the exons ATGAATCAGACCTCCATCTGTGTGCTCCTGGCCTCGTCTCTGCTGCTCTGTGGCGCCGCCCCAGTG GACCACGGTGGGTCAGATGCCAAATGCCCGCTGATGGTGAAGATTCTGGACGCGGTGAAGGGGGCGCCTGCAGGGAGCGTGGCTCTCACAGTGTCGCGGCGGGGGGCCAACGGGGACTGGGCGCAGGTCGCCAGCGG GAAGACGGACGCGAGCGGGGAGGTTCACGACCTCATCGCGGAACAGGACTTCGCCGCCGGGGTGTATCGGGTGGAGTTCGACACCAAGGCGTACTGGAAGGCGGAAGGCCGCACTCCGTTCCACGAGGTGGCCGAT gtggtGTTTGATGCACACGCAGGAGGACATCGGCACTACACTCTGGCCCTGCTGCTGAGCCCCTTCTCCTACACGGCCACCGCGGTGGTGGCCGACGCCCACAAATAA
- the LOC114769657 gene encoding uncharacterized protein LOC114769657 — protein sequence MSPGISRLLLVVLWSVAGLGSEAEAKRRVKREWLLPPSQLEENVDHTKKEFIAKIRSDKDKDASVLYGLSGAGADQNPFNLFVVNPDDGFVRITGILDREKIPEFNLTGFARFRNGTMAETDILLRVWVTDQNDNAPTFKMQTASVRECSPAGTYVTQITATDADETGSNNSKVAYSIVSQDPAGAGRVFNIDRSTGRIVVKEPTLDRETHDLYKLIVHGVDLDGAAEGNTGTGTVLIDVQDVNDNAPTLEKESYSGNVDEGAVNVVVMRLKAFDKDLVKTDNWRAVFNIASGNEEEIFTIETDPVTNEGILKVVKPVDYEAIEEMDLKLMIENVAPLVNGTAIALGLEVDLAGPGITAGGGAGAGGGSGGGGGGIGGGHGPVQSGPGTKPDIKPGTKPGTKPDTKPDTKPGSKPGSKPDTKPDTKPGSKPATTPGKNYPIKIKVNNMPDGPGFKPKIKEVPVSEDPAKVKVPQVVTTYPAVDGDTGKLAENVRYAKGSDPDNWFTINEDTAEVMLNKVPDRESPYVVNGTYVAKILCMTKDAPSKTVTGTIAIKVEDINDHCPKLTSTHQSVCTDNKGMNISAVDEDPDSGPLSFKIIPEETRGKWTVEHVSETTAAFSALEPLWPGTYQLMVEVSDSQGVRCPDHQKVELEVCTCTAGEGCNLRAMQQGASATVGAPALGLLLLGLGLMLLVPLLLLFCQCGAAVGISERFADLPFDVKEYLIPYHTEGIGDDKEVPLLCAPIGYSPTAKVSTMALAGLASGSFNSKTANKVHQEMISAWMVDAEYGFGHHQNPPSTRPRWTQYQSYTSNEVDLYDEMALPDAFLHGYYSKKVMSEDLQCSLNDNLLVYDYEGDSSTTGSVGCCSLLESDSDLHFLDDLGPKFTTLAQICRPPKEIPQDTVASGQSSSRPVSLDAGSSVEVTKVQSTSSGITKANNSSFTLPSMHLQENVNFRAPSQTVLLQQQPLYYIVKPQVTSTVLVAEGPPLKRGTYMLNQIPVLQDAAARPTLLLHSNPTWMNYHIPGSQQIQTHISPAVPVQGKAADGVVEADRQGRREMDVGGGATPPGYVGAIGIEHRGMSDTTDVSGLQEPLHSVGVRDRKHQTMISAKREDLAIEPPASIHLRHTEENQLVAVPAKSGNDTSMEEENLSFLELGSPQEPGREKITSKIEISSALAQVPSTEPSRFVTEALGALPVMDPEGEVDEKEDARHCVSSELCEDYATTQSLTSSTESEQNRAKLAGEPHEEDEEENVDEPADQLECSSMQSQIRESDTEIEETDISQQNTLVSTQQSQQTWLQTKTLSEEEWEEEETLQPRSSNEAAMNPSRDNSNSESFHVQHPTPQLEREETQSECEMGEEPNESEEEEKAMAQYLSSQMEGGGLTSELESTEQFYQGFGGKGRIMQATLESTNMSGDEDHNGIEEEEAAQFASSDEDANPTMAESAGWKPPGKRLVEDEGSDLESHVHHRTPQSGRKEVESESELGTEQNESDEEDEEDEVDSADPSKSDDAETNFVKAGLRRGGVVRREWSGVVGTDLQATHQSAVISGDRIHSGTDVEDPEYISSVAEGMNIPLQEGWGKEQVELFAFSDEDASPSVSESAAMKPPGNRTEEEESDSESLHAQHPTPQSEREETQSGCEMGEEPNESEEEEKATAQYLSSPMEGGGLTSELESTKRVYQGFGGKGRIMQATSESTDMSEDEDHSGIEEEGAAQFASSDEDANPTMAESAAMNSLGKRLVEESHSESLHHRTPQSDEEADSEHEYGMEQEDSEEWEKIEAEEPPKRYEPEADTVRTKLEIVGEASELVSTCWTHQSLGEPQVLQASLQSTDVDAVGNAGCESAEESWTRTADVDFGTIKMEQALPGEAEDKDVEDGTYSSGMEYQTPGEGSTGRAFLMQTKQPDDMEASLSFENQQEAIASSKGGKHQKSSIKKGPKSPKGTCKQQ from the exons ATGTCGCCTGGGATCAGCCGACTGCTGCTGGTTGTCCTCTGGTCCGTAGCG GGTCTCGGCTCCGAGGCGGAGGCCAAGCGCCGGGTGAAGCGTGAGTGGCTGCTGCCCCCCTCCCAGCTGGAGGAGAACGTGGACCACACAAAGAAGGAGTTCATCGCTAAA ATTCGGTCAGACAAAGACAAGGATGCCAGCGTGCTGTACGGCCTCTCCGGCGCGGGCGCAGACCAGAATCCTTTCAACCTGTTCGTGGTGAACCCGGACGACGGCTTTGTGAGGATCACGGGAATTCTGGACCGGGAGAAGATCCCGGAGTTCAAC CTGACAGGCTTCGCGAGGTTCCGCAACGGAACGATGGCAGAGACTGACATCCTGCTGAGGGTGTGGGTGACGGACCAAAACGACAACGCGCCAACGTTCAAAATGCAAACTGCATCAGTCCGAGAATGCAGCCCTGCGG GCACGTACGTGACGCAGATAACTGCCACGGACGCGGACGAAACAGGGAGCAACAACTCGAAGGTGGCTTACAGCATAGTGAGTCAGGATCCAGCAGGAGCTGGGCGTGTCTTCAACATTGACCGGAGCACCGGGAGGATCGTGGTAAAAGAACCGACGCTGGACAGAGAG ACACACGATTTGTACAAACTGATTGTGCACGGAGTTGATCTGGATGGGGCGGCTGAAGGCAACACGGGAACTGGAACGGTCCTGATTGACGTGCAAGACGTCAATGACAACGCACCCACTCTGGAGAAAGAATCG TACTCCGGGAACGTGGACGAAGGAGCAGTGAATGTGGTGGTGATGCGGCTCAAAGCTTTCGATAAGGATTTAGTGAAAACTGATAACTGGCGGGCGGTTTTTAATATTGCCTCAGGCAATGAGGAGGAGATCTTTACTATTGAAACGGACCCTGTGACCAACGAGGGAATCCTGAAGGTGGTGAAG CCTGTGGACTATGAGGCTATTGAAGAAATGGACCTTAAGTTGATGATTGAGAATGTTGCTCCTTTGGTTAATGGAACTGCCATTGCGCTGGGGCTCGAGGTCGATCTGGCAGGACCAGGAATTACTGCTGGTGGAGGcgctggagctggtggag gtagtggtggaggaggaggtggcatTGGTGGAGGACATGGACCTGTTCAATCTGGCCCAGGCACCAAGCCAGATATCAAGCCAGGCACCAAGCCAGGTACCAAGCCAGATACCAAGCCAGATACCAAGCCAGGTTCCAAGCCAGGTTCCAAGCCAGACACCAAGCCAGATACCAAGCCAGGTTCCAAGCCAGCCACAACACCCGGTAAAAATTACCCGATTAAAATCAAAGTGAACAACATGCCGGATGGACCAGGCTTCAAACCCAAAATAAAGGAAGTGCCGGTGTCAGAAGACCCTGCGAAAGTTAAAGTTCCACAAGTGGTCACCACATACCCAGCTGTGGATGGGGATACTGGAAAGTTGGCAGAAAATGTCAG GTATGCTAAAGGTTCCGATCCTGACAACTGGTTTACCATTAATGAAGACACAGCCGAGGTCATGCTCAACAAGGTACCTGATCGAGAGTCACCCTACGTGGTCAACGGGACTTACGTTGCCAAGATCCTCTGCATGACGAAAG ATGCCCCATCAAAAACAGTGACGGGAACGATAGCCATAAAGGTCGAGGACATCAATGACCATTGTCCCAAACTAACTAGCACACACCAGAGTgtttgtactgacaataaaggCATGAACATCTCCGCCGTCGATGAGGACCCCGACTCAGGCCCACTGTCCTTTAAGATAATCCCAGAGGAAACTAGAGGAAAGTGGACTGTAGAACATGTCAGTG AGACAACAGCTGCATTCAGTGCTCTGGAGCCACTGTGGCCAGGGACGTACCAGCTCATGGTGGAGGTATCTGACTCGCAGGGTGTAAGATGCCCGGACCATCAGAAGGTGGAGCTGGAGGTTTGCACGTGCACTGCTGGGGAAGGCTGCAACCTCCGGGCAATGCAACAAGGAGCCTCGGCCACAGTCGGAGCTCCTGCTCTCGGTCTGCTGCTGCTCGGACTTGGGCTCATGCTGC ttgttcctctcctcctgctcttcTGCCAGTGTGGCGCTGCTGTTGGGATATCAGAGCGCTTTGCTGACCTGCCTTTTGACGTTAAAGAGTATCTGATCCCATACCACACTGAAGGTATAGGGGATGACAAG GAAGTGCCTCTCCTCTGCGCCCCCATTGGCTACAGCCCCACTGCAAAGGTTTCCACAATGGCGCTAGCTGGCCTTGCATCTGGAAGCTTTAATAGCAAGACAGCTAACAAAGTTCATCAAGAGATGATAAGTGCTTGGATGGTGGATGCTGAGTATGGGTTTGGCCACCATCAGAACCCACCATCCACACGACCCAGATGGACCCAATACCAATCATACACATCAAACGAGGTGGACCTGTACGACGAAATGGCTCTACCTGATGCATTTCTGCATGGCTACTACTCTAAG AAAGTCATGTCTGAAGATCTACAGTGCAGCTTGAATGACAACCTGCTGGTTTATGATTATGAAGGGGACAGCTCGACCACCGGCTCTGTAGGCTGCTGTAGCCTGCTGGAATCAGACAGCGATTTACATTTCCTCGACGACTTGGGACCAAAGTTCACCACTCTGGCACAAATCTGCCGCCCACCAAAGGAAATCCCTCAGGACACAGTCGCATCTGGACAAAGCAGCAGCAGGCCAGTGAGCTTAGATGCTGGCAGTTCAGTAGAAGTGACCAAGGTACAGAGCACCAGCTCTGGCATCACCAAGGCTAATAACAGCTCCTTCAccctacccagcatgcacctaCAAGAAAATGTGAATTTCAGAGCACCCAGTCAGACAGTCTTGCTCCAACAGCAACCCCTCTACTACATCGTGAAGCCACAGGTCACCAGCACCGTCTTGGTGGCAGAAGGGCCACCTCTGAAACGGGGGACGTACATGCTAAACCAGATCCCGGTGTTACAGGATGCTGCGGCCAGACCCAcgctgctcctccacagtaACCCCACTTGGATGAATTACCACATCCCAGGCTCTCAGCAAATCCAGACACACATCTCTCCTGCAGTCCCTGTTCAAGGTAAAGCAGCAGATGGTGTGGTGGAAGCGGACAGGCAAGGCAGGAGGGAGATGGATGTCGGGGGCGGAGCGACGCCTCCCGGCTACGTGGGTGCGATTGGCATTGAACACAGGGGGATGAGTGACACCACTGATGTTTCTGGCCTGCAGGAACCACTCCATAGTGTAGGTGTGAGGGACAGGAAACATCAGACCATGATCTCAGCCAAAAGGGAGGATTTGGCAATTGAGCCACCAGCCTCGATCCACCTCAGACACACAGAAGAAAATCAGTTGGTTGCTGTACCAGCCAAGAGTGGAAATGATACTTCAATGGAGGAGGAGAATCTCTCTTTTCTGGAACTGGGGAGTCCTCAGGAACCTGGTAGAGAGAAGATAACATCAAAAATTGAAATCAGCTCTGCTTTGGCTCAAGTGCCTTCAACAGAGCCTTCAAGGTTTGTAACAGAAGCGCTTGGTGCCTTGCCAGTCATGGACCCTGAGGGGGAAGtggatgagaaagaagatgcTAGGCACTGCGTGTCCTCTGAATTGTGTGAAGACTATGCAACCACTCAGTCACTTACAAGCAGTACTGAATCAGAGCAGAATAGAGCAAAATTAGCAGGGGAACCacatgaggaagatgaggaagaaaATGTGGACGAGCCGGCAGACCAGCTGGAATGCTCTTCAATGCAGAGCCAGATAAGGGAGAGTGACACTGAAATTGAAGAAACTGACATTTCTCAGCAAAACACATTGGTTTCAACCCAACAATCCCAACAAACTTGGTTGCAAACCAAAACTCTTTCTGAAGAGGAGTGGGAAGAGGAAGAGACATTGCAGCCCAGATCTTCAAACGAAGCAGCAATGAATCCATCAAGAGACAACTCTAATTCGGAAAGCTTTCATGTTCAGCACCCCACACCTCAATTGGAGAGAGAAGAAACACAGAGTGAGTGTGAAATGGGTGAGGAGCCGAATGAAagtgaagaagaggagaaagCAATGGCTCAATATCTGAGTTCACAGATGGAAGGAGGAGGACTGACCAGTGAGTTGGAGAGCACAGAACAGTTCTATCAGGGCTTTGGGGGGAAAGGGAGAATCATGCAAGCTACTCTTGAAAGCACAAATATGTCAGGAGATGAAGACCACAATGGTAtagaagaggaggaggctgcACAGTTTGCATCATCTGATGAAGATGCCAATCCAACTATGGCTGAGTCAGCAGGATGGAAGCCACCAGGAAAAAGACTAGTAGAAGATGAAGGGTCTGATTTGGAAAGCCACGTTCATCACCGCACTCCTCAGTCAGGGAGAAAAGAAGTAGAGAGTGAGTCTGAATTGGGAACGGAGCAGAATGAAAgtgatgaagaggatgaagaagatgaagtaGACTCAGCGGACCCATCCAAGAGCGATGATGCTGAGACCAATTTTGTTAAAGCAGGTCTGAGAAGAGGAGGTGTGGTGAGAAgagagtggagtggagtggtAGGGACAGACCTGCAAGCCACCCACCAGAGTGCAGTAATCTCAGGTGATAGGATCCACAGTGGTACTGACGTAGAAGATCCAGAATATATTAGTTCAGTGGCTGAAGGGATGAACATACCTTTACAGGAGGGGTGGGGAAAAGAGCAGGTGGAGTTGTTTGCATTTTCAGATGAAGATGCCAGTCCTTCTGTGTCTGAATCAGCAGCCATGAAGCCACCaggaaacagaacagaagaagaagaatctgATTCGGAAAGCCTTCATGCTCAGCACCCCACACCTCAGTCGGAGAGAGAAGAAACACAGAGTGGGTGTGAAATGGGTGAGGAGCCGAATGAAagtgaagaagaggagaaagCAACGGCTCAATATCTGAGTTCACCGATGGAAGGAGGAGGACTGACCAGCGAGTTGGAGAGCACAAAACGGGTCTATCAGGGCTTTGGGGGGAAAGGGAGAATCATGCAAGCTACCTCTGAAAGCACTGATATGTCAGAAGATGAAGACCACAGTGGTATAGAAGAGGAGGGGGCTGCACAGTTTGCATCATCTGATGAAGATGCCAATCCAACTATGGCTGAGTCAGCAGCAATGAATTCATTAGGAAAAAGACTAGTAGAAGAATCTCATTCAGAAAGCCTTCATCATCGCACACCTCAGTCAGACGAAGAAGCAGACAGTGAGCATGAATATGGAATGGAGCaggaggacagtgaggaatgGGAGAAGATAGAGGCAGAAGAGCCACCAAAAAGATATGAACCTGAGGCTGATACTGTCAGAACAAAGCTAGAGATAGTCGGTGAAGCCAGTGAGTTGGTGAGCACATGTTGGACCCATCAGAGTCTTGGAGAACCTCAGGTCCTGCAAGCCAGCCTCCAGAGCACTGATGTGGACGCAGTGGGAAATGCGGGGTGTGAGAGTGCTGAGGAATCATGGACCCGGACAGCAGATGTAGATTTCGGGACGATAAAGATGGAACAGGCACTCCCAGGTGAGGCTGAGGACAAGGATGTAGAGGATGGCACCTACTCGTCTGGGATGGAGTATCAAACACCGGGTGAAGGCTCCACTGGCCGTGCATTTCTCATGCAGACCAAGCAACCAGATGACATGGAGGCATCATTGTCATTTGAGAACCAGCAAGAAGCTATAGCCAGCAGTAAGGGTGGGAAACATCAAAAATCCTCCATCAAGAAGGGACCCAAGAGCCCAAAAGGGACATGCAAACAGCAGTGA